The Aeromicrobium yanjiei genome includes a region encoding these proteins:
- a CDS encoding response regulator — protein sequence MTSRGDSIRVLLVDDQELFRRGVKMVLGADDSLELEEVDDGDKALELVRENPYDIVLLDVRMPGRSGVEVCAAIKEISPTTGIIMLTASDDESDLYESIRSGASGYLLKDGSTYEQVAEAVRLVASGQSLISPSMATKLLDEFVQMSRSPAPATNLTPRELGVLRHVARGLSNREIAEELFISENTVKNHIRNILEKLQMKSRMEAAMYAVRSKLVDDVP from the coding sequence GTGACTTCTCGGGGCGACAGCATCCGCGTGCTCCTGGTCGACGATCAGGAGCTCTTCCGACGCGGAGTCAAGATGGTGCTCGGCGCTGACGACAGCCTCGAGCTCGAAGAGGTGGACGACGGCGACAAGGCTCTCGAGCTCGTTCGCGAGAACCCGTACGACATCGTGCTGCTCGACGTCCGCATGCCCGGTCGCAGTGGTGTCGAGGTCTGCGCCGCGATCAAGGAGATCTCGCCGACCACCGGCATCATCATGCTGACGGCCAGTGACGACGAGTCCGATCTCTACGAGTCCATCCGCAGCGGTGCCTCAGGCTACCTGCTCAAGGACGGTTCGACGTACGAGCAGGTGGCCGAGGCCGTGCGGCTCGTCGCCTCCGGTCAGTCGCTGATCAGTCCGAGCATGGCCACCAAGCTGCTCGACGAGTTCGTGCAGATGTCCAGGAGCCCGGCACCCGCGACGAATCTGACGCCCCGCGAGCTCGGCGTGCTGCGGCACGTGGCCCGGGGGCTCAGCAACCGGGAGATCGCCGAAGAGCTGTTCATCAGCGAGAACACGGTCAAGAACCACATCCGCAACATCTTGGAGAAGCTGCAGATGAAGTCGCGCATGGAGGCGGCCATGTACGCCGTGCGCAGCAAGCTCGTCGACGACGTTCCGTGA
- a CDS encoding ComF family protein, translated as MPRPADGLADPAPPGLRRPTAVVPVAAGVNADVLRRVLVAWKEEGATRLTGVLDLHLASAVVPHLGAGRPLVLVPVPTSRRSRRRRGADVVGDLAQAAASRLGRIGADVSVAPALTYARSTRDQAGLDAAERQVNLAGAFRMSRDGLPEGRDVVVVDDILTTGATLTEAVRVLTDARRRPLGASFVAATPRVPGRRRR; from the coding sequence GTGCCCCGACCCGCGGACGGTCTGGCCGACCCCGCGCCGCCGGGACTGCGCAGGCCCACGGCAGTGGTCCCCGTCGCGGCGGGCGTCAACGCCGACGTGCTGCGGCGGGTGCTCGTGGCCTGGAAGGAGGAGGGCGCGACACGGCTCACCGGAGTCCTGGATCTGCACCTCGCCAGCGCCGTGGTGCCGCACCTCGGCGCGGGGCGACCGCTCGTGCTGGTGCCGGTCCCCACGTCGAGACGGAGCCGTCGCCGGCGGGGGGCCGATGTGGTCGGCGACCTCGCCCAGGCGGCGGCGAGCCGCCTCGGACGGATCGGCGCCGACGTGTCCGTCGCGCCCGCGCTGACGTACGCCCGATCGACGCGCGACCAGGCAGGGCTCGATGCCGCCGAGCGGCAGGTCAACCTCGCGGGCGCCTTCCGGATGTCGCGCGACGGTCTCCCGGAAGGTCGCGACGTGGTGGTCGTCGACGACATCCTGACGACCGGTGCGACGCTCACCGAGGCGGTCCGCGTGCTCACCGACGCCCGTCGGCGACCCCTCGGCGCGTCGTTCGTGGCGGCCACCCCTCGGGTTCCAGGGAGGAGGCGCCGTTGA
- a CDS encoding LpqB family beta-propeller domain-containing protein codes for MITRRRSPWVALLTVLALAVSACAGIPNGGPVTRVEDDTGLGESTVRYLPAKPVQDAPPEQIVRGYLDAMLAFPASPRTAAAFLTPDAARKWDPAARVEVYSKPAVSGRVPTTMGLEDPRGVSTGAVDVRLAFSDEAVLDRQGHYTPRSGRGSVTYTLEEVDGQWRISNPQPGALVNSKFFSDYFRPFNLFFFDRPGRRLVADPVHLVVGDQLATNLMTSLARGPGRAIAQATRTYLPPLPDLRPSVPLTDEGVADVELTDDLGELSDSARDHLSAQVVWTLRQVPDITAVQIIGGSTPLTAGGREVQPMSAWGGYGPSLARGHGYALSGDRVVEIDDGSVSRLSGAWGRDALGSELIGVSAAGVAGVLAGRDRVRVTNRKGTGAREIDGNGFLAPRWDDDGLLWLVDAAAAGARVRVVDGDRPRRIDARALRGLDVTSFYLSPDGTRYAVTTRAGRGDRVLVGMVLRDAKDRLLGLGTARRLAISARNVRSASWASTTTIGFLADTATGVGVDEVGIDGADTPEALDRGAGTLPATGVNALAIGPGDVPRLYVTDTRGRLWYRSSDGSWRAMKAQGVTGLTFGR; via the coding sequence GTGATCACCCGCCGGCGTTCACCGTGGGTCGCGCTCCTGACGGTCCTCGCGCTCGCGGTGTCGGCGTGCGCGGGCATCCCGAACGGTGGGCCGGTCACCCGGGTCGAGGACGACACAGGGCTCGGCGAGAGCACCGTGCGCTACCTGCCGGCCAAGCCGGTCCAGGACGCCCCACCCGAGCAGATCGTGCGCGGCTACCTCGACGCGATGCTGGCCTTCCCGGCCTCGCCACGGACGGCGGCGGCGTTCCTGACACCCGACGCGGCCCGTAAGTGGGATCCGGCGGCCCGCGTCGAGGTCTACTCCAAGCCGGCGGTGTCCGGGCGGGTGCCGACCACGATGGGCCTGGAGGATCCGCGCGGTGTCTCGACGGGAGCCGTGGACGTACGTCTCGCCTTCTCCGACGAGGCGGTGCTGGACCGTCAGGGTCACTACACGCCGCGCTCGGGTCGCGGCTCCGTGACGTACACCCTGGAGGAGGTCGACGGGCAGTGGCGGATCTCGAACCCGCAGCCCGGCGCGCTGGTCAACAGCAAGTTCTTCAGCGACTACTTCCGGCCCTTCAACCTGTTCTTCTTCGACCGCCCCGGCAGACGTCTCGTGGCCGATCCCGTGCACCTCGTCGTGGGTGATCAGCTCGCGACCAATCTCATGACCAGCCTGGCGCGCGGACCCGGGCGTGCGATCGCCCAGGCCACGCGCACGTACCTCCCGCCGCTGCCCGACCTGCGACCGTCCGTGCCGCTGACGGACGAGGGTGTGGCGGACGTCGAGCTCACGGACGACCTCGGCGAGCTGAGCGACTCGGCGCGTGACCACCTGTCGGCCCAGGTGGTCTGGACGCTCCGGCAGGTTCCCGACATCACCGCCGTGCAGATCATCGGCGGGTCAACGCCCCTGACGGCCGGGGGCCGCGAGGTCCAGCCGATGAGCGCGTGGGGCGGCTACGGCCCGAGCCTCGCCCGGGGCCACGGCTATGCGCTCAGCGGTGACCGGGTCGTCGAGATCGACGACGGCTCGGTGTCACGACTGAGCGGGGCGTGGGGGCGCGACGCGCTGGGCTCCGAGCTCATCGGCGTCTCCGCTGCGGGCGTGGCCGGAGTCCTGGCGGGACGGGACCGGGTCCGCGTCACCAACCGCAAGGGCACGGGCGCCCGGGAGATCGACGGCAACGGCTTCCTCGCCCCCCGGTGGGACGACGACGGCCTGCTCTGGCTGGTCGACGCTGCTGCAGCCGGTGCCCGGGTGCGCGTCGTCGACGGCGACCGTCCGCGGCGCATCGACGCGCGGGCGCTGCGCGGGCTGGACGTCACCTCCTTCTATCTGTCGCCCGACGGCACGCGCTACGCGGTGACGACGCGGGCCGGTCGTGGCGACCGGGTCCTGGTCGGGATGGTGCTGCGCGATGCCAAGGACAGGCTGCTCGGGCTGGGGACGGCTCGACGGCTCGCGATCTCGGCACGCAACGTCCGATCGGCCTCGTGGGCGTCCACCACGACGATCGGGTTCCTCGCGGACACCGCCACCGGCGTGGGGGTCGACGAGGTGGGGATCGACGGCGCCGACACCCCTGAGGCACTGGACCGCGGCGCCGGGACGCTGCCGGCGACCGGCGTCAACGCCTTGGCGATCGGACCGGGCGATGTCCCGCGCCTCTACGTGACGGACACCCGCGGACGGTTGTGGTACCGCTCGTCCGACGGGTCCTGGCGTGCCATGAAGGCCCAAGGTGTCACAGGCCTGACCTTCGGCCGCTGA
- the hpf gene encoding ribosome hibernation-promoting factor, HPF/YfiA family, producing MEIVVNGRNSEISESFREHVAEKLSRIEKFDSRQKILRVEVEVTHEKNPRQHDSAAKVEMTLRSRGPAVRAEATSTDQHSALDAAVDKLESRLRRVVDRKRIHHGEKRPVSVAEATAGLPLDEDLLRDEPEDDTNQAGPIHVEGDSPLVVREKTHQGSPMTLEQAMYEMELVGHDFYLFMEKDSMRPSVVYLRKGYDYGVIHLDVTE from the coding sequence ATGGAAATTGTCGTCAACGGTCGCAACAGCGAGATCTCCGAGAGCTTTCGCGAGCACGTAGCCGAGAAGCTCTCCCGCATCGAGAAGTTCGACTCCCGTCAAAAGATCCTCCGCGTCGAGGTCGAGGTCACGCACGAGAAGAACCCCCGCCAGCACGACTCCGCCGCCAAGGTCGAGATGACGCTGCGCTCGCGCGGACCCGCGGTCCGGGCCGAGGCCACCTCCACCGATCAGCACTCGGCGCTCGACGCCGCCGTCGACAAGCTCGAGTCGCGTCTGCGCCGCGTGGTCGACCGCAAGCGCATCCATCACGGCGAGAAGCGCCCAGTCTCGGTGGCGGAGGCCACTGCGGGCCTGCCGCTCGACGAGGACCTGCTGCGCGACGAGCCCGAGGACGACACGAACCAGGCCGGCCCGATCCACGTCGAGGGCGACAGCCCGCTCGTGGTCCGCGAGAAGACCCACCAGGGATCGCCCATGACGCTCGAGCAGGCGATGTACGAGATGGAGCTCGTCGGGCACGACTTCTACCTGTTCATGGAGAAGGACTCGATGCGTCCCAGCGTCGTCTACCTGCGCAAGGGCTACGACTACGGCGTCATTCACCTCGACGTCACTGAGTGA